A single window of Triplophysa rosa linkage group LG20, Trosa_1v2, whole genome shotgun sequence DNA harbors:
- the LOC130571459 gene encoding bactericidal permeability-increasing protein-like isoform X1, with protein sequence MHKEKKRRTTYCSASIKANWEMMLVWCVLTLLALVPVSTAANPGVKVKLTQKGLDYGRQLGIATLQQRFSTISLPDQSGTEKIFIGKVEYSVTGIRIVNLGLPTSTVELVSGTGVRLSIDNANIKAQGNWRVRYLRFIKASGSFDLTVSGVTISVTIAVNNDNRGRPSVSMTSCTADVRDVDVRFSGRLSWLYNLFRSFIERPIRNSLQAQICPLVAKSIPDINTELATLNVVAKVDRYVEIDYSMLGSALISSESIDLGLKGVFYNIGQRNEPPFFPKPFALPSQNTKMLYIGLSAFTVNSAAFAYHNAGAFSFDITDDLLGGLFASRRAISPDSDFRLNTKIFEASIPQVAKLYPGLKMRLLVKTVKEPIITFEPNNVTVQVSSTVTAYVIHQNNTLSPLFVLSLEASASAKVNIAGLNLIASVTLNRIQLSVNKSYVGKFEVPSPQASSQFDNLLKTILEFTVIPKVNARLQNGFPLPAMGKIKLVNPQLVVVKDYLLIGTDGQFLG encoded by the exons ATGCACAAAGAGAAGAAGAGGAGAACCACATACTGTAGTGCATCAATTAAG GCTAACTGGGAAATGATGCTTGTTTGGTGTGTTTTGACTTTGTTGGCCCTGGTGCCAGTCTCTACAGCTGCCAATCCTGGAGTTAAAGTCAAACTAACTCAGAAGGGGCTTGATTATG GTCGGCAGCTTGGAATTGCCACTCTGCAGCAAAGGTTCAGTACCATCAGTCTACCAGACCAGAGTGGCACAGAAAAGATTTTTATTGGTAAAGTGGAGTATAGCGTCACAGG GATTCGGATTGTAAACCTGGGACTACCCACATCAACAGTGGAGTTAGTTTCTGGCACTGGAGTTAGGCTTTCAATTGATAATGCCAACATCAAAGCTCAGGGGAACTGGAGAGTCAGATACCTTCGGTTCAT AAAAGCCAGTGGATCATTTGATCTGACTGTGAGTGGAGTGACCATTAGTGTCACCATTGCAGTAAACAATGACAACCGTGGTCGCCCATCAGTCAGCATGACCAGCTGCACAGCAGACGTAAGGGACGTCGACGTCAGATTTAGTGGCAGACTCAG CTGGTTGTATAACCTCTTCCGATCCTTCATTGAAAGACCTATACGCAATTCTCTGCAGGCACAG ATCTGCCCCCTGGTGGCTAAATCCATTCCTGACATTAACACAGAGCTAGCTACGTTAAATG TTGTAGCCAAAGTAGACAGGTATGTTGAGATTGACTATTCCATGTTGGGATCTGCTCTCATCTCTAGTGAATCTATTGACCTTGGTTTGAAG GGTGTATTCTACAACATCGGGCAACGCAACGAGCCTCCCTTTTTCCCCAAACCCTTCGCACTGCCTTCCCAGAACACAAAAATGCTCTACATTGGACTATCTGCCTTCACCGTCAACTCAGCAGCCTTTGCATACCACAATGCTGGTGCCTTCAGCTTTGACATCACAGATGACTTACTTGGTGGCTTATTTGCCAGTCGACGAGCG ATTTCACCTGATTCTGACTTTCGTCTGAATACCAAAATATTTGAAGCTTCCATTCCACAA GTTGCAAAACTGTATCCGGGCCTGAAGATGAGGCTGCTGGTTAAGACCGTGAAGGAGCCCATTATTACTTTTGAACCCAACAATGTGACTGTTCAAGTCAGCTCGACAGTGACGGCTTATGTTATCCACCAAAACAACACACTATCACCACTATTTGTGCTCAGTCTG GAGGCCAGTGCCAGTGCTAAAGTAAATATAGCTGGACTCAACCTGATAGCAAGTGTGACCCTGAACAG AATTCAATTGAGTGTAAACAAAAGCTATGTGGGAAAATTTGAG gTTCCTAGTCCTCAAGCATCATCACAATTCGACAACCTCTTAAAAACAATCCTTGAATTTACAGTAATTCCCAAGGTTAATG CTCGCCTTCAGAACGGTTTTCCTCTTCCTGCCATGGGGAAGATAAAACTTGTAAACCCTCAACTTGTGGTTGTAAAA GACTACTTATTGATTGGGACTGATGGACAATTTCTGGGATAA
- the LOC130571459 gene encoding bactericidal permeability-increasing protein-like isoform X2, producing the protein MMLVWCVLTLLALVPVSTAANPGVKVKLTQKGLDYGRQLGIATLQQRFSTISLPDQSGTEKIFIGKVEYSVTGIRIVNLGLPTSTVELVSGTGVRLSIDNANIKAQGNWRVRYLRFIKASGSFDLTVSGVTISVTIAVNNDNRGRPSVSMTSCTADVRDVDVRFSGRLSWLYNLFRSFIERPIRNSLQAQICPLVAKSIPDINTELATLNVVAKVDRYVEIDYSMLGSALISSESIDLGLKGVFYNIGQRNEPPFFPKPFALPSQNTKMLYIGLSAFTVNSAAFAYHNAGAFSFDITDDLLGGLFASRRAISPDSDFRLNTKIFEASIPQVAKLYPGLKMRLLVKTVKEPIITFEPNNVTVQVSSTVTAYVIHQNNTLSPLFVLSLEASASAKVNIAGLNLIASVTLNRIQLSVNKSYVGKFEVPSPQASSQFDNLLKTILEFTVIPKVNARLQNGFPLPAMGKIKLVNPQLVVVKDYLLIGTDGQFLG; encoded by the exons ATGATGCTTGTTTGGTGTGTTTTGACTTTGTTGGCCCTGGTGCCAGTCTCTACAGCTGCCAATCCTGGAGTTAAAGTCAAACTAACTCAGAAGGGGCTTGATTATG GTCGGCAGCTTGGAATTGCCACTCTGCAGCAAAGGTTCAGTACCATCAGTCTACCAGACCAGAGTGGCACAGAAAAGATTTTTATTGGTAAAGTGGAGTATAGCGTCACAGG GATTCGGATTGTAAACCTGGGACTACCCACATCAACAGTGGAGTTAGTTTCTGGCACTGGAGTTAGGCTTTCAATTGATAATGCCAACATCAAAGCTCAGGGGAACTGGAGAGTCAGATACCTTCGGTTCAT AAAAGCCAGTGGATCATTTGATCTGACTGTGAGTGGAGTGACCATTAGTGTCACCATTGCAGTAAACAATGACAACCGTGGTCGCCCATCAGTCAGCATGACCAGCTGCACAGCAGACGTAAGGGACGTCGACGTCAGATTTAGTGGCAGACTCAG CTGGTTGTATAACCTCTTCCGATCCTTCATTGAAAGACCTATACGCAATTCTCTGCAGGCACAG ATCTGCCCCCTGGTGGCTAAATCCATTCCTGACATTAACACAGAGCTAGCTACGTTAAATG TTGTAGCCAAAGTAGACAGGTATGTTGAGATTGACTATTCCATGTTGGGATCTGCTCTCATCTCTAGTGAATCTATTGACCTTGGTTTGAAG GGTGTATTCTACAACATCGGGCAACGCAACGAGCCTCCCTTTTTCCCCAAACCCTTCGCACTGCCTTCCCAGAACACAAAAATGCTCTACATTGGACTATCTGCCTTCACCGTCAACTCAGCAGCCTTTGCATACCACAATGCTGGTGCCTTCAGCTTTGACATCACAGATGACTTACTTGGTGGCTTATTTGCCAGTCGACGAGCG ATTTCACCTGATTCTGACTTTCGTCTGAATACCAAAATATTTGAAGCTTCCATTCCACAA GTTGCAAAACTGTATCCGGGCCTGAAGATGAGGCTGCTGGTTAAGACCGTGAAGGAGCCCATTATTACTTTTGAACCCAACAATGTGACTGTTCAAGTCAGCTCGACAGTGACGGCTTATGTTATCCACCAAAACAACACACTATCACCACTATTTGTGCTCAGTCTG GAGGCCAGTGCCAGTGCTAAAGTAAATATAGCTGGACTCAACCTGATAGCAAGTGTGACCCTGAACAG AATTCAATTGAGTGTAAACAAAAGCTATGTGGGAAAATTTGAG gTTCCTAGTCCTCAAGCATCATCACAATTCGACAACCTCTTAAAAACAATCCTTGAATTTACAGTAATTCCCAAGGTTAATG CTCGCCTTCAGAACGGTTTTCCTCTTCCTGCCATGGGGAAGATAAAACTTGTAAACCCTCAACTTGTGGTTGTAAAA GACTACTTATTGATTGGGACTGATGGACAATTTCTGGGATAA